One Lebetimonas natsushimae DNA segment encodes these proteins:
- a CDS encoding type II secretion system protein, translated as MKNLKNSKAFSLFEIVISIVVLGIIAATFPMILQNVTQTAKNVTKEEIILNETSLISMILQYYFDEKNTEGDNFYKDLNASNGDSELLINYYTPYSKYARIGKKEFNNNELRSGSGDDVSNIGLDAGENNINTYDDIDDFDGYSQVINGVNLTVSVYYIKDDTNYSAEDINFSYNYDYNTTINHTNIKLIKISSKSKDGNVTLYYPTCNIGASKFLSLEDLSR; from the coding sequence ATGAAAAATCTAAAAAACTCTAAAGCATTTTCTTTATTTGAAATTGTTATTTCTATTGTAGTTTTGGGAATAATTGCAGCTACTTTTCCCATGATTCTCCAAAATGTAACACAAACTGCAAAAAATGTCACAAAAGAAGAAATTATTTTAAATGAAACAAGTTTAATATCTATGATTTTGCAATATTATTTTGATGAAAAAAATACTGAGGGAGATAACTTTTATAAAGATTTAAATGCAAGTAACGGTGACAGTGAACTTTTAATAAATTATTATACTCCGTATTCCAAATATGCAAGAATAGGTAAAAAAGAATTTAACAATAACGAATTAAGAAGTGGGAGTGGTGACGATGTTTCAAATATCGGACTTGATGCAGGCGAAAACAATATAAATACTTATGATGATATAGATGATTTTGATGGATATTCTCAGGTGATAAACGGGGTTAATTTAACTGTCAGTGTTTATTATATAAAGGATGATACAAATTATTCTGCTGAAGACATTAATTTCAGTTATAACTATGATTATAATACAACTATTAATCATACAAATATAAAACTTATAAAAATTTCAAGTAAATCAAAAGACGGCAATGTAACACTTTATTATCCTACTTGTAATATTGGAGCCAGTAAATTTTTATCATTAGAGGATTTAAGCAGATGA
- a CDS encoding prepilin-type N-terminal cleavage/methylation domain-containing protein, protein MKKSFTLLELIIVIVILGILGTISIEILQKLANNYVMQKEMNKLAFKTDLVLNTIAAKLKTRIKNSVIASHCDNNGNSNGDFISVSRITPLNSNYYNVLEWINYSIYSKRGMWNTNLKRVQPGWSGFVDLKKTVIYGNDKYEIETPDSNFSIVQAIDGNWADAWGINGSNDVFNNKLDVLIFSGADGRGDFSDINDSYGWYEHNATRVFSIQKNNDINLTVDAIDKSDSTTIYEGYYIANTAMALVPVKSGDDYNLTLRFNYYPWKGKHHYDGLDGNYSEGNSSVIATHVTKFKFKEENGLLRIYLCLTSENKKLKEYNLTLCKEKVVF, encoded by the coding sequence ATGAAAAAATCTTTTACCTTACTCGAACTGATTATTGTAATAGTTATTTTAGGAATACTGGGAACTATCAGTATAGAAATACTGCAAAAACTTGCAAATAATTATGTAATGCAAAAAGAGATGAATAAACTGGCTTTTAAGACAGATTTGGTTTTAAATACTATTGCTGCAAAACTGAAGACAAGAATTAAAAACAGTGTTATTGCTTCACATTGCGATAATAACGGAAATTCAAACGGTGATTTTATTTCAGTTTCTAGAATAACGCCATTAAACAGTAATTATTATAATGTTTTGGAATGGATTAATTATTCTATTTATTCAAAAAGAGGCATGTGGAATACAAACTTGAAAAGAGTTCAACCCGGCTGGAGCGGATTTGTAGATTTGAAAAAAACAGTTATTTACGGAAATGACAAATATGAAATTGAAACACCTGATAGTAATTTTTCCATTGTTCAGGCTATTGACGGAAACTGGGCTGACGCATGGGGAATTAATGGCAGTAATGATGTATTTAACAATAAATTAGATGTTTTAATTTTCAGTGGGGCTGATGGAAGAGGGGATTTTAGTGATATAAATGATTCTTACGGCTGGTATGAGCATAATGCGACAAGGGTTTTTTCAATTCAAAAAAATAATGATATAAATTTGACGGTAGATGCAATAGACAAATCAGATTCCACTACTATATATGAGGGGTATTATATTGCAAATACAGCTATGGCATTAGTTCCTGTAAAAAGCGGGGATGACTACAATTTAACATTGAGATTTAATTATTATCCTTGGAAAGGTAAACATCACTATGACGGATTAGATGGTAATTATTCAGAAGGAAACAGTTCGGTTATCGCCACTCATGTTACTAAGTTTAAATTTAAAGAGGAAAACGGACTTCTTAGGATTTATTTATGCTTAACTTCTGAAAATAAAAAATTAAAGGAATATAATTTGACTTTATGTAAAGAAAAGGTGGTATTTTGA
- the proC gene encoding pyrroline-5-carboxylate reductase yields the protein MLYIVGYGEMAKAILRGLKNGKWDMENVGVVGRNEEKLKNIEKEFNVKTFLLDGFDITDKEIILAVKPYALTEISMRIKGVANTLYSILAGKSLTEIEKYIKAKFYIRAMPNIAAAFSASTTAVTGDVEVKKRAEEIFSYIGDVVWVENDDEIDMATAIIGSGPAFLAIIAEAVSDGGVYIGLKREIANKLTKGLFKSFSKIDMNFSEIKDKVMSPKGTTAEGILEMEDNKARGTILKVIKKTYEKSKKL from the coding sequence ATGCTTTATATTGTAGGTTATGGGGAAATGGCAAAAGCTATTCTTAGAGGACTTAAAAATGGAAAATGGGATATGGAAAATGTCGGGGTTGTTGGAAGAAATGAAGAAAAATTAAAAAATATTGAAAAAGAATTTAATGTAAAAACATTTTTACTTGACGGTTTTGATATAACTGATAAAGAAATAATTTTAGCTGTAAAGCCTTATGCGCTTACCGAAATTTCCATGAGAATAAAAGGGGTGGCAAATACCCTTTATTCCATTTTGGCTGGAAAAAGTCTGACTGAAATTGAAAAATACATCAAAGCCAAATTTTATATAAGGGCAATGCCGAATATTGCCGCTGCTTTTTCTGCCTCTACCACAGCCGTTACAGGAGATGTTGAAGTTAAAAAAAGAGCTGAGGAGATATTTTCATACATCGGAGATGTTGTATGGGTTGAAAATGACGATGAAATAGATATGGCAACTGCAATTATTGGAAGTGGTCCGGCATTTTTGGCTATAATTGCAGAAGCTGTAAGTGACGGAGGTGTATATATTGGTTTAAAAAGAGAAATTGCAAATAAATTAACAAAAGGACTTTTTAAAAGTTTTAGTAAAATAGATATGAATTTTAGTGAAATTAAGGATAAAGTAATGTCTCCAAAAGGCACTACAGCCGAAGGTATACTGGAGATGGAAGACAATAAAGCAAGAGGAACTATATTAAAGGTAATAAAGAAAACATATGAAAAATCTAAAAAACTCTAA
- the fliW gene encoding flagellar assembly protein FliW, which translates to MKYKVVLPILGFENIEEFDLEEIEPNFYKLKSGDVSFTLINPAIVRNDYVFEIDEESQKKLKLNEKSNYFVLNIMIINKPFIESTVNFAAPLIFNNDKKIMGQVVLDKYPYSLTDPLSNYVKGK; encoded by the coding sequence ATGAAGTATAAAGTTGTTTTGCCCATTTTAGGATTTGAGAATATTGAAGAATTTGATTTGGAAGAAATTGAGCCGAATTTTTATAAATTGAAAAGCGGTGATGTTTCTTTTACATTAATAAATCCTGCAATTGTGAGGAACGATTATGTGTTTGAAATTGACGAAGAATCCCAGAAAAAACTTAAATTAAATGAAAAAAGCAATTATTTTGTTTTAAACATAATGATTATCAATAAACCTTTTATTGAATCTACTGTAAATTTTGCGGCGCCTCTTATATTTAATAATGATAAAAAAATAATGGGGCAGGTTGTATTAGATAAATACCCTTATTCTTTAACCGATCCTCTAAGTAATTATGTAAAGGGAAAATAG